In the genome of Torulaspora globosa chromosome 2, complete sequence, the window CCGTCTACTGACCAGGTGATGTAGTCCTCATGCCAATCAAGCTCATAGTCGTGGTAGTTTTCAAACGTATCACTAGTACTGATGTTCTTACTGTTGTTGTAGTTCAGGATACCTTCGAAGTAGAAGTTCGTCTGCACGGTTTGCAGGTCAGCTCCCACATACTCAAAATCGATTTCGTCTTGCACGTTCGAGAACAGAATGAAGGATGAGACAACACCTCCCAAAtgagagctcttcaatcttGCACTAACTTTACCATACCACATGAATCTGGTCGAGGACAAAACGGTACCAGCAGAGTACTTTGGCATCGCCAACAGCATActgtcttcatcatcgtaaTCGTATAAGTAACCGGTGTATACCCAATCAGCTTCGCTCGTGTTTCCTAGGTAAGTGTCATGGGAAGCAACTCGGGAAGagtagttcttgaaagtCGTGGAACTATCTTGACAAATAGGCATTGGCATACATGCCGCAGAATTAAAAGAGAACATTGGATTGCAGCCACCTAGACATGTAGAACCCGTACCACATTCCCCAAACTGAGAGCAACATGGTAGTTCTTCAGGACATGACTGAGTAGCATTACAAGTCACGGCCTCAACGGCCAACACATTTGAGATTAATGCCAATAAAAAAACAGCGGCCTTAATCATCGTCCTTGAGCTCCTCGGCCACACTAACAGACAAAGGTACCATATACTCTACGCCAAGTATTCGAAACCATCGCCATTTACTCTTTATAATAAGGTTTCTGGACTCTTCCGCAGCTTGTTTGAAGTGCGTATTACCGAAGATCCACCCAAATATGACGCGATTTGGCGTAGTTTGTAGGCAAGGCGTCGCCCAAACAGTCGAAGTCGAAAACATTTTACCCGATTAGGAAAAAGAAGGCGATCAAATTCGTGAATTTTCCCCAAAGAGTTAGTATACTTCTTAAAGAGGAAGTTCTATTACCATTTAAGGCGAGACAGCATTTCTAACAAGAGTCCGATATTGTCACCGCTATAGCTCTTAACTCACATGGTGAAGTTCGCCTGGGGCAACCGGCTCTGATCCTTGGGCTTTGTCTTCGGACTAATAGACTTTGCCTCTAGGTCGTCTTTAATATCATCCGTTTCGCTGTCTTCTACAGCGTTGAGGGTGTCGTCGAAGTGGGGCCGGCTCTTACTCCTATCGACTACTACTTCTTCtatgtcttcttcttcgaatTCTGCATTGCCAGCGTCGCTGGCATATTTTTCTTGGTTCTTGCGGGACAGCATATGGGTGAAAGATCTTTGTTGCTCTCTGACGTTCCAGTTTAGAGTCCTACTGATACTGTCGATGAATTCAGTGGGATGTGATTCAACAGTGGGGAACGAGTATGGACTTGCCTGTATCGTGATAAAGTCACCTTTCCTCAGTTCGAGTCGTCCTTTGCCATCAAATGCCGCCCAGGCGGTTGCTCTTGATTTTAGGGAAACTCTgactttcaaagtcatACTATCTGGAAGCAGTATAGGTCTGAAGCTCAACGTGTGAGGGCAAATTGGTGTCACCATTATGGCATTAACGCTTGGATACACGAGTGGTCCTCCGGCGCTCAGGGAATAAGCGGTGGACCCTGTGGGGGTTGCTATGATCACCCCGTCAGCTTGTGCCACGGTGAGTAGAGAATTATCACCGTAGAGCTCCAGCATGCATATGAAGGGACTTGGGCCTCTGTCTATTGTCAACTCATTGAGAACCTGGTGCTGTGCCACTAGCTCAGTAACACAAATTTTCTTACCAGTGGTGGGGTCAGTTACTGGAGGGCGCCGGCGGTATGCCCTGCAATCCAGCCGCATTCTCAAGTTAGTCTTGATTCTACTGTTCAGCACCGCAGGCAAATCCTCCTTGAAATACTCAAACTGATAGTTCGTCAGGAAACCAAGGGAAcccaaggagaaggaaagcaCTGGTGGAACATGCTTTTGGAAGATAGAGGAAACAAATAAAACTGTGCCATCGCCGCCCAAAGTCAGGACCAGATCGAATAAATTGTCATGCTCCTGTATGTATTTCGGGCTCCAGTACTTTATCCTCTTCTGATCGCATTTGCTGTCTCTGCAGATGTCTTCAGCACCAAATTTCCCGGAATTCTTcagatcttctccaacaTAGACCGTTATTTTGGGAAAGTGAATCATCAGCCACTCTACTAGCTCTCTGGTAAGATAAAGCAGCGAGAGATCATGTTTTTTAGTTACAATCATAAGGTCCTCCACTTTCAGCTCAACTTTGGTATTGGAAAGGTCCTTGGATAGCATTCTAACTCCATACGCTGTTGAAGACAACTGGAAATGCGATTTCGTAGCCGTCACTTTTGGTGGATGGCTATCGCCGGACAATCGTCTGATCATCGCTTTCGCTGCATTCAAATCCTTTATTTGTTCTCTTCCGTCTTCTCTATCATCCTCAATCACAGTCAATTCCTTGCAGCCTAATGCAGGATCTGACCGATGAGCTGTAGATTTCCGCCTTTCAGGTTTCAAGGAAGAATGCATCTCCTTTGAATCTTTGTTGTTGGCATTGGCTACTTTCCTACAAGTCTCCTGTATGCGATCGATGCATTCCTCAGTTGAATTTGGGAGAGACATTACCGATTACAGAACTAAACTTAGTAGGCCAACTTGGTTAGTTGCTCTTTGTAACCTATGTCGCTTTTTGCAGGTCCTTCTTTATCCCTTACATACTTTTCAACTGTAAGCATGCTTGAGAAACACAATAAAGACCGAGCAAGCTTGGGAAGTATAAGCTGCTTGATGTCGCTAATGCTGGATTTTAAGACTGTATAACATCTTTAAGTATACTGTACATAACATTAGTGGAAGGATCTTGCAATTGTCTCGCTATTCGACTTGATCGACTCTGCAGTTCCAGTTCTCACGTTCAATCAACGGTAAAGAGGCACCTAAGCACCAGCCGAGCTCTCTATCAGCGATAGTTTTCGCGGTTTTCAACTCTCTATACAGCGGGATATCGTAACCAGTATGCAAAAGCGAGACCTGGTATGACAAATCAATGCACCATTTTGGATCTTTTTTCAACTCAGCTATCGAACCTTCAATGCCGCTGAAAACACTTTTCCAGACGTCTTCGCCGTTGCAGACCATCCTAGCCAAGTCGACTAATTCATCAAGTTTAAAGGATAGCGGAAGACCGAGTGGCTGTGTCCTATCGTAAAAGTAAGAGAAGGCGTAGATGTCGTTTCTTTCCTTGAAGGTTGTCACCAATGAAGGCTGATGGACACCATTGAAGGAGCAGGGCGGCTGAGAACATTTTGCATGCTTGTTGAGAATCTTGTCTGCCAAGTACCTGCATTGAGGGCCCGCTGGTTGCACTGGGCCCTTGAAATCAACAGTATATTTCGTGCCATCCTCCAAGGTTACCACTTGCTTTGGAGCAACAATTTCAGGAGGAAGGCATGGGGATGTCAGCTTGTGGGTGGTTTTGGTATCACCCTTTGTGATAGATCCGTCGGCTATGGCCGTTTCGACCAATAATGCGTTTATCTTGTTTCTGCCCTCGTTGAGACCGTAACCGAGGTGTGAAAATTGGTACAGGGTGTATTTCTGCCCACCAAAAGTTAGCTCATACTTATGTTCGCCGTCGACCATCTTTTCGTTAGGAGCAAAGGAGGGTTCAAAGACGATCTGTGTGGAGCCACCACCGAGATCGAAGACAGCAGTAGTAGGAATCTTGGATCCGGCGCCAATGTTTCCGAGTAAGTAATTCGTGGTAATCCATGCGTAAACACCTTCCTCGTCACCACCCATAATGGAGACACCGTCCTTTTTCACAACGGGGAATGGGTAgtcttcttccagatgGCTTCTCACCGCGGCGAGGattttttcagatttgGCATTACCTAGCAATCTCAGACCTGCGGTGGCTTTCACAGCAACGGGCGAGCATTTCCTCTTGTCCTTTGGAACAACCTCCAGGGCACGCTCCAACAATGGATCCAAAGACTTGGCAGCCCCTACAGCATCTGTGTCATAAGATGAAAGGCCAGGCTCTAACATCTTGAAGGTCTCTTCGATCAAAGTAGGAGGTTGTGTACAGACATCGAACTCGTAAACATGGATACGTGACCCTGAAGAGCCTGCGTCTATCATCAAAACATACTGGTGATCCTTGTCACACTTCTTCCCGGTCGAATAATCTTTCGAGGACGCTGGCTTGCCTGCAGAAGACTGATCCTTCACAGCCTCCGCAACGCCAGGGTTTCCTTTGTCGGTCTTTTCGTCATCAATGTATCCTGGCTTGTCATCAATTGGCAGAGTGGTAAAATCCTGTGGGACTTCAGGCCTATTAGCAGTTGGAGAAACAACTTTGGCGatatcagcagcagatttGAGAGGCGTTGAAGATCTGATCAGCACAAGCAGCATGATAGCCGCAAAAGCAAATATCGCAAAACGGTAGTTTCTCACCATTTTGCTCGTAGATAGTTCGTAGCCACCGGGAGAGCTGTGGCGAAGAATAGGTGGTTTGATGCCTTGTTTATGGACAGTATTTGTAGTATAAGATGAGACGTGATAAAACACGTCAAGTTTAAATAAAACTAAGCATCATCGATAACGATCCATCAGTAGAAGGAGAAACACTTCCTGACGGCCAAAATAGCGGGTTTGAGTAATGAGTAGGAACGTCGATAAGGCCAATTCAGTGCTGGTACGATATCAGGAGCTTCAAGCGGAAGAAACGGGCGGATATAAGGACTATTCCAGGTACAAGAGGCCAACAAAGCTGTCTTCCGTGAAGTCGCTTGGAGAAGCACAGCAATGGCATAGGCAGATAGGGCGGGAGATCAAGGACAAGACAACGAGGTTGTATGATCCATCGCTTAACGAAATTCAGCTGCAGACTCTTAATGACGAGGTGAAtgaattgcttgatgaacaaaGCAAATGGGAATGGTATATGGCTAAAGTGCTAGGTGGAAAACGCGTGAATGGGAAGAGGCGGGATGCGTTGGTTGGAGGAAAGCTTATTTTGGGTAAGAGATACTTTGGACGGGCAGTTGAACTCCCTGAGGTGCAGGATTATCTGAAGAAAcgagaggaagaagagaaataTGGCAAAGATGGCAAGGGAATAGTCGATTTCAAGCGTATTCCAAGGGACAAGAAGTCGTTCTACTATGGACAGAGTCCTGTGTACGAAAGGCTGAGAGACTTTGAGCGGGAATGGACGGCCATTCTGCGAAGAAAAGTGGAAAAAGGTAAACTGCACACATCAGAGACTCTTGACGTGGAGGAGATTAGAAAACAAGTACCGACAATACGTGAGATGGAAACCTGGTTAGTTgaaaaaaggaagaaaaaactCTTGGAGCAGCTAGATAGATGAATACATTCAAGTtattttttctcttcatGACTGGGCAGTTTGAAAATATTGTTCATACCGCTTCTTGAGAGTAATCTTGACATCCTCCTCCCTCCGGAACTGGCAGGCGACACTGGGGCCTTCTGATTGTGAGATGCGGAATGTGGTAATGGTGGGGGAGATTGGGGCACGTTGTCGGCTTCTGATTGCGCAGACGCTTGCGGAGACcagttcttccaattcAATTTACTCCAGGTCGAATTGCTACTAACATTACTGGCGGTGCTGCCGTTTCTCGCGTGACGCGGGGTTGTGTCTTCTTTAGATGTCACTGGATGTGACTGCTGTGGGTGCCACATGAAATTAAATCTTGGTGCGTGCAGATGGTCTTGGGCATGAAGATTGTGCTTTTGTGACTCCGGAAgctgatcttcttcgtttATCATTAATGGCTGTTGCGATTCGTGGGAGGATGCTGCGTTCTGCATCGTCACGCTCTGAGGTTCATGCAAGGAGTTAGAAATTACGTTATCCATTGCATGAAAGGAATTTGAGTGCTCCATCGGGAGCATTGTATCGCCAAAATTAGCCATCGAGGGATCAGAGAGGGTGGCAGCAAGCAAACTTTGATTTGGTGCCAAATTTGGAGGCGTCGATGTTGAACGAGCCACTGACTTTGAACCAAACGGTGACATCGATGAGTAACCATCGTTATTACCGAAATGTGGAGTCGCAAAATTCACTGGTTGCGCTGATCCCAAGTTGTTCTTGATTGTCGACCTCTGGTTAGTCCAGTAATTATCTAACTGATCAGTAGTGAAACCCTTGGAGTAATTGCTGATGCTCTCGGGATAATCCGTTTCCTCGTAGATCATATCTTGCAGACCTGAGATCAGATGACTAGCGTTATCGTACTCAAAAGCTTGCTCGATCTCagtctgctgctgctgctgctgttccCTACCCCAAGGAAAGGGCTGGGGAATGTATCCAGGCGCTACTAATGTTGTTGGGTCCGGCTGACCTCTTGAAAAGGGTTTATTGTACAGCTTTTCGCCTTTTAAATGTGTCGATAATAGCGATTCAGGAGCCTGAGCTGGTTTGTTGGAGGCATAAGTAGATGGATTATGCAAGATTAAGTGCAAGTTTGAGCTATCTTCGTTACCGGAGGAGTGATTCGTTGACATGAGGACTCCCTGCTGGACCCCCTGTTGATTGATGGTGTTCTCAAGTAGACTTCTATTGCTAACAGGCGGAGAGTTTATCACAGAACCCTGTTCATTGAGGTTCATAGATGAATTTGCGGTTGGTGCATGATTATTGCTAATACTGGCATTCAAGTTCAGGTTTGAATTGGAATTTGACTCTGAAGTCGAGTTCGATATGGAGTTTGGTTCCGATTGCTTAACGGCATATGGTTGAATGATCAAATTTGTCCTTAGTTGTTGGTTGGTAATGCTTATCTCATTTAGCATTGTCTGCAAAGCATCAATTCTCTTGGTCATTTTGTTCCTTTTGCTCCGCCACTTCGAGTCAAGCTCCTGGTCTATCCTTAACTGTTCTCTCAGAAATTTAGCCAGTGGACTATTGGGATTCAGTTTCGAAATGAGCTCTTCCCCATTTACGCTCAACAAACCGCTTTTTTCCATTGTCGCATCACAAATTTTCTTAAGCAATATTGCAGGTGACATAGAAGCGTCCTGCTGGTCCACcgaggacgacgacgacgacgacgagtTCTTCTTTAATGAGTTCAATTCTTTatttttctcttcctgTGAAGAAATTTCCTTTTGGCATGCTTTCACCATGTCGCTTAACGAGTCAATCTCCTTGTTGACACTCTGTAGCtttttctcgaaattcttCCTCAGTTTAGACCTGTTAAATTGTTGCTCATCCTGCTGAGACCAATTCTGGATATCactcttcatcttttgGATTTTCGAGCTGGTTTGGTCAATGtttttgttgatcttttcgaGCTTCAAATCGGACAGAAGCTTGGAGTTTTCCAGCGACTTTATGTTCGACCTCAGGGATTTTCTCAGATTGATCTCGTGAGACCAGTAgtttttcaaattctccAGTTCCAGTTCCAACTGCAGCTTAGACTCTTGGAAATCCTGGAGCAACGACGACTGCTGCGACAAAACATCGTGCAGGTCCTCCTGCGCGCAAACAAGGATTTTTTTCAAGTCATCGATGGAGAACGATTCCAGATCCTTGAGTGACGTCAAGTTTGCGTATGACGGAGACGCGAACCCGCCGTTGGATGCTGTCACTGCCTCTGGGAGCGTCGCTGTCACACTCAGAGTGTTCCTCCGCCACTGGCCGCTCACCTTGCCACTACCACCGCCGCTCGCGGCCGCCTTCGTCATGCAATACAACGACGGCAGCTTATTGATAAACCCCATGCTATTGACTGTGACAAAGTCCAACTGGTACTCCTGGCCGCTCTCCAGCCCCGTTATCGAGCAACAGGTGTACAGCGAGCTCGGCGCATTTGGGAAGATAGCCACCTGCAAGTTGTTCACATACAGCAAAAAATGCGAAATCGCGTCCGCATGACGTTTCCCACTCGTCTTCGACACCGGCTCGTTCTCCCAATGCACCGTGATCGAGTCCTCAGAGACCCTGTCGATCGATACCTTGGTCGCCGGCGGCGTGCCTATCTTCAACGTCGACACAATCTTCACCACCGGGATCGTTAAAAACTTATACAGACGATAACACAGCCATGCAAACGCCACCAGCGTACAAACCGCCCTGCACACGATCATCCTAACCCGTCTCCCtgcagcaacaacaacaccACTTCTCACACTCCCACCTAACCACCTACTTTTAAGCGCGCTCAAGCCCAACTCACTGGACCCGGTTACCCGGCCCTGCCACTCTTTTCATTTTAGTACAAAGTGATCTCCTCTAAGCTTTAAATACTCCTGATCCACGCCCGGCGCCATAGGCTTGACCACCAGCTGGTAGATCTCCGCGTTGTGGTACCGCAAGTTGTTGACGGGAGACCTGTACAGACCCGCCAGTCCCGTGATATCGCAGTACTTCTTTGTCGGCCGCATCGACGGCGGCCCGTTCACGTTAAAATACGTAACCTTCGGCACCCTCTTGACACCGCCGCCTTCCTCCTGCAACAGCAACGAAATCCTCTTCGACTCGTCCGCAATCAGCTGCCTTGCCGACTTGTGTCGCCGCGACGGCTTCCGATACCCATGCTTTTTGAACCTCGAAGGCACAGGTATGACATTTTCCCCTGCAACCCTTCTCAAAAACTCCAATCTGTCGTTGCCACCGCCATTACTCATCGTCCTCCTTCGCTCTCTCGCACACACACCTCCTGATCCCCCCTATCAATAGATGAGTCAATCAATGCAGCTCATATATGCTTTCTCTCAGTTTCTTCTGGCACCCGCATGGATAGGCCGGGTAACGCAGTGGTTACCACTTTTCGGCAATGTCCCAAAGGGGAATCGCCCGTCGCAGGATCGCCGCATTTGCGCATCCAACGGCATATTCCGCTTCTTGCACGAATTCTGGCTATCTTGGAGCGTTCTCGAGCTGTAATGAGCCATGGTAGCTCGCTTGCTATCTTTCGCGGACACGGCACCAGCGTCGTTACAAGGAAACCTTTGTCAGCATTTGTCGTCTGTGTATATATATTGCATTGGTTTGCAGTGTAGTGTTAGTTGAGAGGTTGTAGAGATAAGTAGACATCGCTATCGATATATACGTGACATATCCAGGATGACAGACCAATTGCCTCAGGCTTATGCGACCGCTTCGAACGATCTGCGTTCGGATACGTTCACTACTCCCACGGCGCAGATGATGGAGGCCGCCATGGCGGCCTCCATCGGTGACGCCGTGTACCAGGAGGACGTCGACACGGTGCGATTGGAGCGCACCGTCGCGGCGCTCGCTGGGATGGAAGCCGGTTTGTTCTGTGTTTCCGGCACTCTGTCGAACCAGATCGCTCTGAGGACGCATCTGTTGCAGCCTCCGTACTCTATTCTGTGCGACTACAGGGCGCATGTGTACACACACGAGGCAGCTGGGCTTGCGATCCTGTCACAGGCTATGGTGGTGCCCGTGAGGCCCGCTAACGGCGACTACGTGACGCTGGAGGACATCAAGGCTAACTACATCCCGGATGATGGGGATATCCATGGCGCTCCGACCAAGGTTGTATCTCTGGAGAACACTCTACATGGGATCGTGACTCCgttggaagagctggttCGGATCAAAGCGTGGTGCGTGGAGAACGGGATAAGACTGCACTGCGACGGGGCGCGCATCTGGAACGCGGTTGTCGCGTCGAAAGTGCCACTGAAGCAGTTTGGTGAGTTGTTCGACTCTATCTCTATCTGCCTGTCCAAGTCGATGGGCGCGCCCATGGGTTCGGTGCTGGTCGGCGACGCcaagtttatcaagaaggCGAACCATTTCAGGAAGCAGCAGGGCGGTGGTGTCAGACAGTCCGGTATGATGGCGGCGATGGCGTTGGTGGCGATCGAGGGCGAATGGAAGTCGAAGTTGCAGTATTCGCACGGATTGGCCTCTGAGCTGGCAGCGTTCTGCCGGGAGCACGGCATTCCCCTGGAGTCGCCCGCCGATACCAACTTTGTGTTCTTGGACCTGAGTAAAGCCCACATGGACCCGGATCTGCTGGTTAGAAAAGGTTTGAAGTACGCCATCAAGCTAATGGGCGGCAGAA includes:
- the YEF1 gene encoding NADH/NAD(+) kinase (ancestral locus Anc_1.484), with protein sequence MSLPNSTEECIDRIQETCRKVANANNKDSKEMHSSLKPERRKSTAHRSDPALGCKELTVIEDDREDGREQIKDLNAAKAMIRRLSGDSHPPKVTATKSHFQLSSTAYGVRMLSKDLSNTKVELKVEDLMIVTKKHDLSLLYLTRELVEWLMIHFPKITVYVGEDLKNSGKFGAEDICRDSKCDQKRIKYWSPKYIQEHDNLFDLVLTLGGDGTVLFVSSIFQKHVPPVLSFSLGSLGFLTNYQFEYFKEDLPAVLNSRIKTNLRMRLDCRAYRRRPPVTDPTTGKKICVTELVAQHQVLNELTIDRGPSPFICMLELYGDNSLLTVAQADGVIIATPTGSTAYSLSAGGPLVYPSVNAIMVTPICPHTLSFRPILLPDSMTLKVRVSLKSRATAWAAFDGKGRLELRKGDFITIQASPYSFPTVESHPTEFIDSISRTLNWNVREQQRSFTHMLSRKNQEKYASDAGNAEFEEEDIEEVVVDRSKSRPHFDDTLNAVEDSETDDIKDDLEAKSISPKTKPKDQSRLPQANFTM
- the GDA1 gene encoding guanosine diphosphatase (ancestral locus Anc_1.485); this encodes MVRNYRFAIFAFAAIMLLVLIRSSTPLKSAADIAKVVSPTANRPEVPQDFTTLPIDDKPGYIDDEKTDKGNPGVAEAVKDQSSAGKPASSKDYSTGKKCDKDHQYVLMIDAGSSGSRIHVYEFDVCTQPPTLIEETFKMLEPGLSSYDTDAVGAAKSLDPLLERALEVVPKDKRKCSPVAVKATAGLRLLGNAKSEKILAAVRSHLEEDYPFPVVKKDGVSIMGGDEEGVYAWITTNYLLGNIGAGSKIPTTAVFDLGGGSTQIVFEPSFAPNEKMVDGEHKYELTFGGQKYTLYQFSHLGYGLNEGRNKINALLVETAIADGSITKGDTKTTHKLTSPCLPPEIVAPKQVVTLEDGTKYTVDFKGPVQPAGPQCRYLADKILNKHAKCSQPPCSFNGVHQPSLVTTFKERNDIYAFSYFYDRTQPLGLPLSFKLDELVDLARMVCNGEDVWKSVFSGIEGSIAELKKDPKWCIDLSYQVSLLHTGYDIPLYRELKTAKTIADRELGWCLGASLPLIERENWNCRVDQVE
- the ISY1 gene encoding Isy1p (ancestral locus Anc_1.486) — protein: MSRNVDKANSVLVRYQELQAEETGGYKDYSRYKRPTKLSSVKSLGEAQQWHRQIGREIKDKTTRLYDPSLNEIQLQTLNDEVNELLDEQSKWEWYMAKVLGGKRVNGKRRDALVGGKLILGKRYFGRAVELPEVQDYLKKREEEEKYGKDGKGIVDFKRIPRDKKSFYYGQSPVYERLRDFEREWTAILRRKVEKGKLHTSETLDVEEIRKQVPTIREMETWLVEKRKKKLLEQLDR
- the GTA1 gene encoding Gta1p (ancestral locus Anc_1.487); this encodes MIVCRAVCTLVAFAWLCYRLYKFLTIPVVKIVSTLKIGTPPATKVSIDRVSEDSITVHWENEPVSKTSGKRHADAISHFLLYVNNLQVAIFPNAPSSLYTCCSITGLESGQEYQLDFVTVNSMGFINKLPSLYCMTKAAASGGGSGKVSGQWRRNTLSVTATLPEAVTASNGGFASPSYANLTSLKDLESFSIDDLKKILVCAQEDLHDVLSQQSSLLQDFQESKLQLELELENLKNYWSHEINLRKSLRSNIKSLENSKLLSDLKLEKINKNIDQTSSKIQKMKSDIQNWSQQDEQQFNRSKLRKNFEKKLQSVNKEIDSLSDMVKACQKEISSQEEKNKELNSLKKNSSSSSSSSVDQQDASMSPAILLKKICDATMEKSGLLSVNGEELISKLNPNSPLAKFLREQLRIDQELDSKWRSKRNKMTKRIDALQTMLNEISITNQQLRTNLIIQPYAVKQSEPNSISNSTSESNSNSNLNLNASISNNHAPTANSSMNLNEQGSVINSPPVSNRSLLENTINQQGVQQGVLMSTNHSSGNEDSSNLHLILHNPSTYASNKPAQAPESLLSTHLKGEKLYNKPFSRGQPDPTTLVAPGYIPQPFPWGREQQQQQQTEIEQAFEYDNASHLISGLQDMIYEETDYPESISNYSKGFTTDQLDNYWTNQRSTIKNNLGSAQPVNFATPHFGNNDGYSSMSPFGSKSVARSTSTPPNLAPNQSLLAATLSDPSMANFGDTMLPMEHSNSFHAMDNVISNSLHEPQSVTMQNAASSHESQQPLMINEEDQLPESQKHNLHAQDHLHAPRFNFMWHPQQSHPVTSKEDTTPRHARNGSTASNVSSNSTWSKLNWKNWSPQASAQSEADNVPQSPPPLPHSASHNQKAPVSPASSGGRRMSRLLSRSGMNNIFKLPSHEEKK
- the IES6 gene encoding Ies6p (ancestral locus Anc_1.488); this encodes MSNGGGNDRLEFLRRVAGENVIPVPSRFKKHGYRKPSRRHKSARQLIADESKRISLLLQEEGGGVKRVPKVTYFNVNGPPSMRPTKKYCDITGLAGLYRSPVNNLRYHNAEIYQLVVKPMAPGVDQEYLKLRGDHFVLK
- the GLY1 gene encoding threonine aldolase GLY1 (ancestral locus Anc_1.489) — its product is MTDQLPQAYATASNDLRSDTFTTPTAQMMEAAMAASIGDAVYQEDVDTVRLERTVAALAGMEAGLFCVSGTLSNQIALRTHLLQPPYSILCDYRAHVYTHEAAGLAILSQAMVVPVRPANGDYVTLEDIKANYIPDDGDIHGAPTKVVSLENTLHGIVTPLEELVRIKAWCVENGIRLHCDGARIWNAVVASKVPLKQFGELFDSISICLSKSMGAPMGSVLVGDAKFIKKANHFRKQQGGGVRQSGMMAAMALVAIEGEWKSKLQYSHGLASELAAFCREHGIPLESPADTNFVFLDLSKAHMDPDLLVRKGLKYAIKLMGGRIAFHYQVSRDTLEKAKCAILETYEYAKEHPFDSQGQTKIYRSESTDKIDVEGNSIHDIKTYKY